A single region of the Manihot esculenta cultivar AM560-2 chromosome 12, M.esculenta_v8, whole genome shotgun sequence genome encodes:
- the LOC110627760 gene encoding uncharacterized protein LOC110627760 encodes MKKGIHPQRQWISYVTQSGRLMHIMMTKIHHVGKVYHFRARRQMAESLGQIAKFKRRYGQEDDEDTTK; translated from the coding sequence ATGAAGAAAGGAATTCACCCACAGAGGCAGTGGATATCTTACGTGACCCAGAGTGGAAGGTTGATGCACATTATGATGACAAAAATTCACCATGTTGGTAAAGTCTACCACTTCAGGGCAAGGCGACAGATGGCTGAAAGTTTAGGACAGATTGCCAAGTTTAAACGTCGCTATGGACAGGAAGATGATGAAGACACTACCAAATAA
- the LOC110628714 gene encoding uncharacterized protein LOC110628714 isoform X3 has translation MTVTTEISDEDHAVELIVRDASASSPDGSAEDGAGGGSSSGSGSEEMTSLLNPSEKPKINIFSVAYSRRKPREQVARLPDTETSPIIQFIIWIWGGSRYSGILCMALSSMIYFAMEVLSDSFSAQSIPLFETAFTRCTIVLILSYAWLRRSGQPLFGAASARKLLFWRALTGYLSLLSFIYCIQRLPLSQAIVLNFTTPVMASIVARIMLHEKLKIADIGGLACSFFGVIFIYRQILRTQGGWTRGGETNNTTAKGSQHIYAVLVGLFSAITGGISFCLIKAGAKASDQPVVTVFSFGLLSSPAAGICTFAFEEETLSLGEAKNKVLLLDQMLKQNIE, from the exons ATGACGGTTACTACTGAGATCAGCGATGAAGATCATGCGGTCGAGCTAATCGTGAGAGACGCATCGGCATCATCGCCTGATGGTAGTGCTGAAGATGGAGCAGGCGGCGGCTCCAGCTCCGGTTCTGGCTCTGAGGAAATGACTTCTCTTTTGAACCCGTCCGAGAAGCCCAAGATCAATATCTTTTCCGTTGCTTACTCTCGTAGAAAACCTAGA GAGCAAGTGGCAAGATTACCTGATACAGAGACATCCCCAATAATACAGTTCATTATCTGGATATGGGGTGGATCCAGATACTCAGGCATATTGTGCATGGCCTTATCATCAATGATCTACTTTGCAATGGAAGTtctttctgattctttctctg CTCAGTCAATCCCTTTGTTTGAGACTGCATTTACAAGATGTACAATAGTATTGATATTATCGTATGCATGGTTGAGGAGGAGTGGACAACCATTATTTGGAGCAGCAAGTGCTAGGAAACTTCTGTTTTGGAGAGCCTTAACGGGATATCTCTCATTGTTGAGTTTTATTTATTG CATTCAGAGGTTACCCTTGTCTCAGGCTATTGTGTTAAACTTCACAACTCCAGTCATGGCTTCAATAGTGGCAAGGATCATGTTGCATGAAAAGTTAAAAATTGCAGATATTGGAG GGCTTGCTTGCAGTTTCTTTGGCGTGATCTTCATTTATAGACAGATACTTAGAACACAAG GGGGGTGGACTAGAGGTGGGGAAACAAACAATACAACTGCCAAGGGAAGCCAACATATATATGCCGTATTGGTTGGTTTATTCTCAGCAATAACTGGTGGAATCAGCTTCTGCCTTATAAAGGCTGGAGCAAAGGCATCTGATCAACCTGT GGTCACTGTCTTTTCATTTGGCTTACTCTCTAGCCCTGCTGCAGGAATCTGTACATTTGCTTTTGAG GAGGAAACCTTGTCACTTGGAGAAGCAAAAAATAAAGTATTGTTGCTCGATCAAATGCTGAAGCAGAATATAGAGTAA
- the LOC110628714 gene encoding uncharacterized protein LOC110628714 isoform X2, protein MTVTTEISDEDHAVELIVRDASASSPDGSAEDGAGGGSSSGSGSEEMTSLLNPSEKPKINIFSVAYSRRKPREQVARLPDTETSPIIQFIIWIWGGSRYSGILCMALSSMIYFAMEVLSDSFSAQSIPLFETAFTRCTIVLILSYAWLRRSGQPLFGAASARKLLFWRALTGYLSLLSFIYCIQRLPLSQAIVLNFTTPVMASIVARIMLHEKLKIADIGGLACSFFGVIFIYRQILRTQGGWTRGGETNNTTAKGSQHIYAVLVGLFSAITGGISFCLIKAGAKASDQPVVTVFSFGLLSSPAAGICTFAFEVFLARGFQLEKTSRAANVQYIEVAVSQFWLMVSSRISSSFGGIVGCLLILISVCCTIYFGPDKEME, encoded by the exons ATGACGGTTACTACTGAGATCAGCGATGAAGATCATGCGGTCGAGCTAATCGTGAGAGACGCATCGGCATCATCGCCTGATGGTAGTGCTGAAGATGGAGCAGGCGGCGGCTCCAGCTCCGGTTCTGGCTCTGAGGAAATGACTTCTCTTTTGAACCCGTCCGAGAAGCCCAAGATCAATATCTTTTCCGTTGCTTACTCTCGTAGAAAACCTAGA GAGCAAGTGGCAAGATTACCTGATACAGAGACATCCCCAATAATACAGTTCATTATCTGGATATGGGGTGGATCCAGATACTCAGGCATATTGTGCATGGCCTTATCATCAATGATCTACTTTGCAATGGAAGTtctttctgattctttctctg CTCAGTCAATCCCTTTGTTTGAGACTGCATTTACAAGATGTACAATAGTATTGATATTATCGTATGCATGGTTGAGGAGGAGTGGACAACCATTATTTGGAGCAGCAAGTGCTAGGAAACTTCTGTTTTGGAGAGCCTTAACGGGATATCTCTCATTGTTGAGTTTTATTTATTG CATTCAGAGGTTACCCTTGTCTCAGGCTATTGTGTTAAACTTCACAACTCCAGTCATGGCTTCAATAGTGGCAAGGATCATGTTGCATGAAAAGTTAAAAATTGCAGATATTGGAG GGCTTGCTTGCAGTTTCTTTGGCGTGATCTTCATTTATAGACAGATACTTAGAACACAAG GGGGGTGGACTAGAGGTGGGGAAACAAACAATACAACTGCCAAGGGAAGCCAACATATATATGCCGTATTGGTTGGTTTATTCTCAGCAATAACTGGTGGAATCAGCTTCTGCCTTATAAAGGCTGGAGCAAAGGCATCTGATCAACCTGT GGTCACTGTCTTTTCATTTGGCTTACTCTCTAGCCCTGCTGCAGGAATCTGTACATTTGCTTTTGAG GTGTTTTTAGCCCGAGGATTTCAGCTTGAAAAGACCAGCAGAGCTGCAAATGTCCAGTATATTGAG GTTGCCGTGTCACAATTTTGGTTAATGGTCTCTTCGAGGATATCTTCCTCATTTGGTGGTATTGTTGGATGTTTACTCATCTTAATTTCAGTATGCTGTACCATATACTTTGGACCTGACAAAGAGATGGAATGA
- the LOC110628714 gene encoding uncharacterized protein LOC110628714 isoform X1, with protein MTVTTEISDEDHAVELIVRDASASSPDGSAEDGAGGGSSSGSGSEEMTSLLNPSEKPKINIFSVAYSRRKPREQVARLPDTETSPIIQFIIWIWGGSRYSGILCMALSSMIYFAMEVLSDSFSAQSIPLFETAFTRCTIVLILSYAWLRRSGQPLFGAASARKLLFWRALTGYLSLLSFIYCIQRLPLSQAIVLNFTTPVMASIVARIMLHEKLKIADIGGLACSFFGVIFIYRQILRTQGGWTRGGETNNTTAKGSQHIYAVLVGLFSAITGGISFCLIKAGAKASDQPVVTVFSFGLLSSPAAGICTFAFEEFVLPDFYSFTLMLILGVLAFFVEVFLARGFQLEKTSRAANVQYIEVAVSQFWLMVSSRISSSFGGIVGCLLILISVCCTIYFGPDKEME; from the exons ATGACGGTTACTACTGAGATCAGCGATGAAGATCATGCGGTCGAGCTAATCGTGAGAGACGCATCGGCATCATCGCCTGATGGTAGTGCTGAAGATGGAGCAGGCGGCGGCTCCAGCTCCGGTTCTGGCTCTGAGGAAATGACTTCTCTTTTGAACCCGTCCGAGAAGCCCAAGATCAATATCTTTTCCGTTGCTTACTCTCGTAGAAAACCTAGA GAGCAAGTGGCAAGATTACCTGATACAGAGACATCCCCAATAATACAGTTCATTATCTGGATATGGGGTGGATCCAGATACTCAGGCATATTGTGCATGGCCTTATCATCAATGATCTACTTTGCAATGGAAGTtctttctgattctttctctg CTCAGTCAATCCCTTTGTTTGAGACTGCATTTACAAGATGTACAATAGTATTGATATTATCGTATGCATGGTTGAGGAGGAGTGGACAACCATTATTTGGAGCAGCAAGTGCTAGGAAACTTCTGTTTTGGAGAGCCTTAACGGGATATCTCTCATTGTTGAGTTTTATTTATTG CATTCAGAGGTTACCCTTGTCTCAGGCTATTGTGTTAAACTTCACAACTCCAGTCATGGCTTCAATAGTGGCAAGGATCATGTTGCATGAAAAGTTAAAAATTGCAGATATTGGAG GGCTTGCTTGCAGTTTCTTTGGCGTGATCTTCATTTATAGACAGATACTTAGAACACAAG GGGGGTGGACTAGAGGTGGGGAAACAAACAATACAACTGCCAAGGGAAGCCAACATATATATGCCGTATTGGTTGGTTTATTCTCAGCAATAACTGGTGGAATCAGCTTCTGCCTTATAAAGGCTGGAGCAAAGGCATCTGATCAACCTGT GGTCACTGTCTTTTCATTTGGCTTACTCTCTAGCCCTGCTGCAGGAATCTGTACATTTGCTTTTGAG GAATTTGTGCTGCCAGATTTCTATTCATTCACTCTTATGCTTATACTGGGTGTTCTGGCCTTCTTTGTGGAG GTGTTTTTAGCCCGAGGATTTCAGCTTGAAAAGACCAGCAGAGCTGCAAATGTCCAGTATATTGAG GTTGCCGTGTCACAATTTTGGTTAATGGTCTCTTCGAGGATATCTTCCTCATTTGGTGGTATTGTTGGATGTTTACTCATCTTAATTTCAGTATGCTGTACCATATACTTTGGACCTGACAAAGAGATGGAATGA